A single genomic interval of Anopheles marshallii chromosome 2, idAnoMarsDA_429_01, whole genome shotgun sequence harbors:
- the LOC128718337 gene encoding uncharacterized protein LOC128718337 gives MEQVSETVSNVTCATCAKSNDEPAIQCDFCDKWFHYKCVNVDKMAETRAWWCPGCDAKCKVANDATEDELTRLRQDMETLKATTESAVRLLREKDAELARLRNGRERTSFSLGEPLPSSTAKRISVTDDCELSQSQIAARQAVKSELPTFSGDPEGWPLFLSTFRRSTRTFGFSEDENILRLQSALRGKALRMVQSRLRHTDHLDEIIDALEKAYGRADVLVNTLLEQIREAPPIKTEKLDSFIEFGELVAEICATVKSSGNAERLYDASLLQELVDRMPAYLRWSWGMHSLELKRITLTEFSAWVQKATDGAMAVTPPQPKKKASTRQVHAQHVESHVVQNSKPRACMICDSDSCNTIGECTAFNKLSVSARWDKVRSLKLCKRCLGKHYGSCHVHDECGLQGCVAKHHRKLHRVTGEERKAEVNHHGTGTDHTLLRYVPVKLHGEKGPIYTYALLDEGSTVTLMEQGLARQMGVHGVPDPMCLQYSAGQRRDERELERVTVKVSGIQASASVYPMANVRTVGKLSLPSQSVNTDELKQKFEHLKAIPAPSYKDVSPRMLIGIDHYRLTRPLKTIEGKSGQPTATKTRLGWLIFGMCTDRDNEANIVQPESSYHICDCQGVTSKADRMMAAYFEVEGYGPAKPPLLSKEDQRAMALLKTSTRHIDGRYTTGLLWRADNVFMPENRHMALSRLKCLERKMNEDKHLAEEINRIIKDYVTKGYVRQVTDEELKTFYPKKWYLPVFPVTNPNKPKKIRLVWDAAAEVRGVSLNKKLLTGPDLLTPLQAVLFRFREYKIGVAADIREMYHQVQIDGDDIHSQRFLWRWGNTNVEPQEYVMLRMTFGAACSPCTAQYVKNENAEQYRSQYPRAVQCVTEEHYVDDLLTSVETESEATELAHQVPLHESSLQLHVFVDAGSDGYAAVAYFRFEYKGKIEVVLVGAKARVAPLKYLSVPKLELQAAVMGCRIAEVLETTSKDEWRWVPTTMNVADEATKWTNLKNHLASKRWFHGPEFLHLPEAEWDIPQRMPSETREEMRKKKLPKLVGTQTVHSLTKKYKRPKR, from the exons ATGGAACAAGTTAGTGAAACGGTTTCAAATGTTACCTGCGCGACGTGCGCAAAGTCTAACGATGAACCAGCAATACAGTGCGACTTTTGCGATAAGTGGTTTCACTACAAGTGCGTGAATGTGGACAAAATGGCGGAAACGAGGGCATGGTGGTGTCCAGGTTGTGACGCGAAGTGCAAAGTGGCTAACGATGCGACGGAGGACGAATTGACGCGCCTGAGGCAGGACATGGAGACTCTCAAAGCAACTACGGAAAGTGCGGTTAGACTGTTGCGGGAAAAGGATGCGGAACTAGCTCGGCTTCGTAACGGCCGTGAGCGAACCTCGTTTTCGTTAGGGGAACCGCTTCCAAGCTCAACGGCGAAACGGATTTCAGTGACCGACGATTGTGAACTGAGCCAGAGCCAAATAGCAGCCCGCCAAGCTGTAAAATCCGAACTTCCTACGTTCAGTGGAGACCCCGAGGGATGGCCGTTATTCTTATCTACTTTCAGAAGGTCTACCCGAACGTTTGGCTTCAGCGAAGACGAAAACATCCTTCGGCTGCAATCGGCCCTGCGCGGAAAGGCTTTACGCATGGTGCAAAGCCGTCTCCGCCACACGGACCACCTGGATGAAATAATTGACGCGCTGGAAAAGGCTTATGGACGAGCGGACGTGCTCGTTAACACCTTACTTGAACAGATTCGTGAGGCGCCACCGATAAAAACTGAGAAACTTGATAGCTTTATTGAATTCGGTGAGTTGGTAGCAGAAATCTGCGCGACGGTTAAGTCAAGCGGGAACGCTGAACGGCTTTACGACGCGTCGTTGTTGCAAGAGCTGGTGGACCGAATGCCGGCTTATCTTCGCTGGAGCTGGGGCATGCATAGTTTGGAGTTAAAGCGCATCACGCTTACAGAGTTCAGCGCCTGGGTTCAAAAGGCAACTGATGGAGCAATGGCGGTCACTCCCCCTCAGCCGAAGAAGAAAGCGTCCACGCGACAGGTTCACGCGCAACACGTGGAGAGCCACGTGGTCCAGAACAGTAAACCTCGTGCATGCATGATTTGCGACAGTGACTCGTGTAACACGATTGGAGAGTGTACGGCGTTCAATAAACTGAGTGTTTCAGCTAGGTGGGACAAGGTACGTAGTCTAAAACTATGCAAAAGGTGTTTAGGCAAGCATTACGGCTCTTGCCACGTACACGACGAATGTGGATTGCAAGGATGTGTTGCAAAGCATCACCGTAAATTGCATCGCGTTACCGGTGAGGAGCGGAAAGCCGAAGTGAACCATCATGGAACGGGAACGGACCACACGCTGTTACGATACGTTCCGGTAAAGCTACATGGAGAGAAGGGTCCGATCTACACTTACGCGCTGCTGGACGAAGGGTCGACGGTGACGCTGATGGAGCAGGGGCTGGCCCGACAAATGGGAGTTCACGGCGTTCCCGATCCAATGTGCTTACAATACAGTGCCGGACAGCGACGAGATGAACGTGAATTGGAAAGAGTGACGGTGAAGGTATCCGGTATTCAAGCAAGTGCGTCTGTCTACCCGATGGCCAACGTGCGTACAGTCGGCAAGCTATCACTGCCTAGCCAATCAGTGAACACGGACGAGCTCAAGCAAAAGTTTGAACACCTGAAGGCGATTCCGGCACCATCATACAAAGATGTTTCACCTCGAATGCTAATTGGTATTGACCATTACAGGTTAACGCGCCCTTTGAAGACGATAGAAGGAAAGTCAGGACAACCGACCGCAACGAAGACGCGACTGGGATGGCTCATTTTCGGTATGTGCACAGATCGTGATAACGAAGCGAATATAGTGCAGCCTGAGTCAAGCTACCACATCTGTGATTGCCAAGGAGTCACATCAAAGGCAGATCGTATGATGGCAGCGTATTTTGAGGTTGAAGGTTATGGTCCTGCAAAACCGCCATTACTCTCAAAGGAGGATCAACGGGCAATGGCGTTACTTAAAACCAGCACTCGACATATCGATGGGCGGTACACGACAGGTTTGCTCTGGCGAGCCGATAACGTATTCATGCCGGAAAATCGCCACATGGCACTGTCTCGACTAAAGTGccttgaaagaaaaatgaatgaGGATAAGCATCTAGCTGAGGAAATTAATAGAATTATCAAGGACTACGTAACGAAGGGTTACGTGCGACAAGTAACGGATGAAGAACTTAAGACGTTTTATCCGAAGAAGTGGTATTTGCCTGTGTTTCCCGTCACTAATCCAAACAAGCCGAAGAAAATCCGATTGGTctgggatgctgctgctgaggtGAGGGGTGTCTCACTTAACAAGAAGTTGCTGACCGGACCAGATCTGCTGACCCCACTGCAAGCTGtgctgtttcgctttcgtgaATACAAAATCGGCGTGGCAGCTGACATTAGGGAAATGTACCATCAGGTGCAAATCGACGGCGATGACATACATAGCCAGCGTTTTTTGTGGCGATGGGGAAACACCAACGTGGAACCGCAGGAATATGTCATGTTAAGAATGACATTCGGTGCAGCGTGCTCTCCATGTACAGCACAATACGTAAAGAACGAGAATGCCGAGCAGTATCGCTCGCAATATCCTCGAGCAGTACAATGCGTTACGGAGGAACACTACGTGGACGACCTGCTAACGAGTGTGGAAACGGAATCAGAAGCAACCGAACTTGCGCATCAG GTGCCACTACATGAGTCGTCTCTTCAACTTCACGTGTTCGTTGATGCGGGTTCCGATGGATACGCGGCGGTTGCATATTTCCGCTTTGAGTATAAAGGAAAAATAGAAGTGGTCCTGGTTGGAGCGAAAGCTAGAGTCGCACCCCTGAAATACTTATCGGTACCTAAATTAGAATTACAGGCCGCTGTCATGGGATGCAG GATTGCTGAAGTGCTGGAGACGACTTCCAAGGACGAATGGCGATGGGTCCCAACCACAATGAATGTAGCCGACGAAGCGACCAAGTGGACCAACCTGAAGAATCATCTAGCATCGAAGCGGTGGTTCCATGGGCCTGAGTTCCTGCACCTACCTGAAGCAGAATGGGACATCCCGCAACGGATGCCATCGGAGACCCGCGAAGAGATGCGGAAGAAAAAGCTACCGAAGCTAGTTGGAACTCAAACA GTTCACTCACTCACCAAGAAGTACAAGCGGCCGAAAAGGTGA
- the LOC128718338 gene encoding uncharacterized protein LOC128718338, whose translation MIRKAGSDSSHEQPSLPSVSANNKQTSALKRFDLETRTHNAESPLSDHVSTGEGRCTMHGESYALRLGLVIILRGFRMYQEDRGFEFTVGMEDPVGKDFDDIMYHYGSSSKSTGTVCVQAKHKRNKEFILTESMLLRPANSSNSAFSIPKYFRSFLEVDEKLKTDTHTYVLCTNALLDKRLEKWLMVKRNHVDGGLQFCDDIEATCYQINRNTAHAILKAAIKKTVSKQDNESFCSAISQEENLDSKLEKFYESFVLVCNSLNDDEVYDKAIDLLPKWCSSAIIIDRLHTLLFDAMKSMKTIPIDIAKLKQMFVDKILYDNTNCARWSSSSKEYLESLHLKYSAIEIDTQRLARSTLAAFLGEVDTDKVYEFNSNLDLTISSLIVAQTLLLFEWEALFVDSTTFDENQDLIDTLQDLCSYISDVNHPTIKVITLVGKPNRSSIDTIKKLSKKFNQKIVIVEKISENQQKDNNCAKFFVHDLTHEALRQVYEGNKQRMIFGTNTPLRQILDESDDLCFLLALLESYNQSSDKKENLNEYNYEQIKHWYIHRHYEPIDSEMQLQNMAQHMNHNKIDFPYSENEGVPFEEMAKLIDYNSSTFSEVHRILDMSEEDPIPPGFEKDDIGKVFIFLNDAGHGKTSYFTWLAWRLAKLDRALYVVKLNAIEYMSDFERLENIGVQNIDDTGIVRLLFRLVHLALFVRSRKKADKCAELLTFSNGKIVLDEIKTKELPMRQLIELRLFRAKFNEQQFVLIFDGYDEIAPNHEDVVMHCFARFAQLERIRNIFLSSRHCDFEKKIRNTFSSCNINRLKPFSRDNVILSLHKFLLNNVTDYKDCEKEQCTYVLTVLYIVIVKILSELTTVPLLLCLAQDNLLSTVREHINFKLYTISKHWLANAKLDTMQLVEHFIDRKLHILHTDKSGTTDTAIKTPAAKQSEECSIKFLKHRHVLLAMCVIFDKADREKLLSPEEQECVTEFIEDVIKGDESTGIIEGIRDGVPHFVHRIFAEYFAACWLSKNRKRFRNESVFRSQVIWTHSLEKMRDFFNRMILRESDGCDLHWAVLNQSSQQFGTILRKNPNAVHDKDKWNALDYAFILNDGLAIEYLLKLGVRFNEEILFKQLYSNDVDNLYYQGTNYAYFLEHQGKQSDAANAMRSRLSGQPVHVLDGLVDRLYQLAFERKAHDIITYLAEQCSFPLPWISDTSGVVRCAKRAIEKNQLKLFKTIFQQLCIRYKLEHVAESEIIDETDALKENNTIEIENSFENDCCVLSSNKERG comes from the exons ATGATTCGAAAAGCCGGTAGTGACAGTAGTCACGAACAACCATCGCTGCCAAGCGTAagcgcaaacaacaaacaaacatcagcGCTAAAACGATTTGACCTTGAAACACGTACACATAATGCCGAATCACCATTATCGGATCATGTAAGTACCGGTGAAGGAAGGTGCACAATGCATGGTGAATCGTATGCACTGCGATTGGGGTTGGTGATCATATTACGAGGGTTCCGTATGTATCAGGAGGACCGTGGTTTTGAGTTTACGGTCGGAATGGAGGATCCAGTTGGAAAAGATTTCGATGACATCATGTATCACTACGGTTCGTCATCAAAATCAACAGGTACCGTCTGTGTACAGgcaaaacacaaacggaaCAAAGAGTTCATACTTACGGAAAGTATGCTACTTCGTCCTGCAAACAGCAGTAATTCCGCGTTTTCGATTCCAAAATACTTCCGTTCATTTTTGGAAGTTGacgaaaaactaaaaactgaCACCCACACATACGTTTTGTGTACTAATGCATTGTTGGATAAAAGATTAGAAAAATGGTTAATGGTGAAACGAAATCATGTAGACGGTGGATTACAGTTTTGTGATGACATTGAGGCAACCTGCTACCAAATCAATCGCAACACAGCACATGCGATATTAAAGGCAGCTATAAAGAAAACTGTATCCAAGCAAGATAATGAATCATTTTGTTCTGCGATTTCCCAAGAAGAAAATTTAGACAGTAAACTAGAGAAGTTCTATGAATCATTCGTACTTGTTTGCAATTCTCTTAACGACGATGAAGTTTATGATAAGGCAATCGATTTGCTGCCTAAGTGGTGTAGCTCTGCAATAATTATAGACAGGTTGCATACGTTATTGTTCGATGCAATGAAGAGTATGAAAACAATCCCAATTGATATtgcaaaattaaagcaaatgtTTGTAGACAAAATCCTTTACGACAATACTAATTGTGCTCGATGGAGCAGTTCCTCAAAAGAATACCTTGAGTCGCTACACCTTAAATATTCGGCAATTGAAATAGATACGCAGAGATTAGCACGTTCAACATTGGCTGCATTCCTTGGGGAGGTAGATACTGACAAAGTGTATGAGTTTAACAGTAATCTTGATTTAACAATAAGCTCTCTTATTGTAGCTCAAACCTTATTGTTATTTGAATGGGAAGCATTATTTGTTGATAGTAcaacatttgatgaaaatcAAGATTTAATCGATACTCTGCAAGATTTGTGTTCGTACATTAGCGATGTTAATCATCCTACTATCAAAGTGATAACGCTCGTAGGAAAACCAAACCGAAGTTCAATCGATACAATTaagaaattatcaaaaaaatttAACCAAAAGATCGTTATTGTAGAGAAGATATcagaaaaccaacaaaaggACAATAACTGTGCGAAATTTTTCGTGCACGATCTCACGCACGAGGCTTTGCGTCAAGTGTATGAAGGTAATAAACAAAGAATGATATTTGGAACTAATACCCCACTTAGACAAATTTTGGACGAATCCGATGATTTGTGCTTTTTGCTAGCTTTGCTAGAAAGTTATAATCAATCGagtgacaaaaaagaaaatctaaaCGAATACAACTATGAACAGATTAAACACTGGTACATTCATCGTCATTACGAACCCATTGACAGTGAAATGCAGTTACAGAACATGGCACAACATATGAACcacaataaaattgatttcccATATTCTGAAAACGAAGGTGTACCTTTTGAAGAAATGGCCAAATTAATCGATTATAATAGTAGCACTTTTTCAGAGGTACATCGTATCTTGGATATGAGTGAGGAAGATCCCATTCCACCTGGTTTCGAAAAAGATGATATTGgcaaagtttttattttcctaaaCGATGCAGGTCATGGGAAAACATCCTACTTCACATGGTTAGCCTGGCGTTTGGCGAAATTGGATCGTGCTCTATATGTGGTTAAATTGAATGCAATAGAATATATGTCCGATTTTGAACGGTTGGAAAACATTGGCGTACAAAACATTGACGATACAGGAATCGTGAGACTATTGTTCCGTCTTGTTCATCTCGCACTGTTTGTTCGAAGT CGTAAGAAGGCCGATAAGTGTGCGGAACTGTTGACATTTTCTAATGGCAAAATAGTATTGGATgagattaaaacaaaagagcTGCCCATGAGACAGCTGATCGAGTTGCGTTTGTTTCGAGCGAAGTTTAACGAACAGCAGTTTGTATTAATTTTTGACGGGTATGATGAGATTGCACCAAATCATGAAGATGTGGTTATGCATTGTTTCGCACGATTTGCTCAGTTGGAGAGAattcgaaacatttttctttctagTCGACATTGCGATTTTGAGAAAAAGATTAGAAACACTTTTAGCAGTTGTAACATTAATCGCTTGAAGCCATTTTCTCGTGATAATGTAATACTTTCGCTGCACAAATTTCTTCTCAATAATGTAACCGACTACAAAGACTGTGAAAAGGAACAATGCACGTATGTCTTGACTGTGCTGTATATTGTTATTGTCAAAATTCTAAGTGAGTTAACAACTGTTCCACTGCTGTTATGTCTAGCGCAAGACAACCTCTTATCCACGGTGAGGGAGCATATAAATTTTAAGTTGTACACAATATCGAAACATTGGTTGGCGAACGCAAAGCTTGACACTATGCAACTGGTGGAACATTTCATTGATCGCAAATTGCACATTTTACACACAGATAAATCTGGTACGACTGATACGGCTATTAAGACACCAGCTGCAAAGCAAAGTGAAGAGTGTTCAATCAAATTCCTGAAACATCGCCACGTTCTGTTGGCCATGTGCGTTATTTTCGACAAAGCCGATAGGGAAAAATTGCTGTCCCCCGAGGAACAGGAGTGTGTCACAGAGTTCATCGAGGACGTGATAAAAGGGGACGAAAGCACAGGCATTATCGAAGGGATTAGAGACGGTGTGCCTCATTTCGTACATAGGATATTTGCCGAATATTTTGCCGCATGTTGGCTTAGCAAAAATAGGAAACGCTTTCGAAACGAGAGCGTTTTTCGATCTCAAGTTATTTGGACGCACTCTTTAGAGAAAATGCGCGATTTTTTCAACCGTATGATACTGCGGGAAAGCGATGGTTGTGATTTACACTGGGCAGTATTGAACCAATCCTCCCAACAATTTGGCACAATATTGCGTAAAAACCCTAACGCGGTTCATGACAAGGATAAA TGGAATGCTTTAGattatgcatttattttgaaCGATGGTTTGGCAATAGAATATTTGCTGAAATTAGGCGTACGGTTTAATGAAGAAATCTTGTTCAAGCAGTTGTATTCCAATGATGTAGATAATTTATACTATCAAGGAACTAATTACGCCTACTTCCTAGAACATCAGGGAAAACAGTCTGATGCGGCCAATGCAATGCGCTCACGATTG TCTGGTCAACCGGTGCATGTATTGGATGGATTGGTTGATCGTTTGTATCAGTTGGCATTCGAGAGAAAAGCTCACGATATTATAACTTATCTTGCTGAGCAATGCAGCTTTCCCCTGCCTTGGATTAGCGACACGTCAGGCGTTGTCAGATGTGCCAAACgtgcaatagaaaaaaatcaactgaaattgtttaaaacaatcttTCAACAGTTATGTATCCGATATAAGCTTGAACATGTTGCAGAAAGCGAAATTATAGATGAAACTGATGcgctaaaagaaaacaatacgaTTGAAATCGAGAATTCATTCGAAAATGATTGTTGTGTATTAAGCAGCAACAAG GAACGTGGGTGA
- the LOC128718336 gene encoding LOW QUALITY PROTEIN: CLIP domain-containing serine protease HP8-like (The sequence of the model RefSeq protein was modified relative to this genomic sequence to represent the inferred CDS: deleted 3 bases in 2 codons; substituted 1 base at 1 genomic stop codon) encodes MFLIYFFSLIVAIIAIGRTKTSTTSAFPNCESRSGVAGSLVPRMLCSDHRRLVKRTDNDRVCCVPTSPGRLIAHPNATKLAQTKCGTVGLMKKIQHGTTAQREEFPWMLKLIYDSNDVCSGTLIHPRYVLTVRNCINAQLVKVLLGVQDLPRRVPGIQDMNISETFKHYSYDVGLLRLAXSATVDGDFVRTIGLPIFSSLRMYLPPTVTISGWGITGTNKESGMLLKANILVLIQNVTQDDIEDYIVCVDGVNHSNQCPDVCG; translated from the exons ATGTTTTTGATCTATTTCTTCTCACTGATCGTCGCTATTATCGCCATTG GCAGGACCAAAACATCAACCACATCTGCATTTCCCAACTGTGAAAGTAGAAGCGGTGTCGCGGGATCTTTAGTACCGCGAATGCTTTGCAGCGATCATCGGCGATTAGTAAAGCGCACCGATAATGATCGAGTTTGCTGCGTACCAACGAGCCCCGGACGCTTAATCGCGCACCCGAACGCAACTAAACTGGCTCAAACTAAGTGCGGTACGGTTGggttaatgaaaaaaattcaacacggTACGACTGCTCAGCGCGAGGAATTCCCGTGGATGCTGAAGTTGATTTACGACTCCAATGACGTGTGTAGTGGTACACTGATTCATCCACGATACGTACTCACAGTCCGGAACTGTATCAATGCGCAACTCGTGAAAGTTCTACTCGGTGTACAGGATCTTCCCAGGAGAGTCCCAGGAATT CAGGACATGAATATCTCGGAAACATTTAAGCACTACTCTTACGACGTAGGTCTATTGCGATTGGCCTAATCAGCCACAGTGGATGGCGATTTCGTGCGAACGATCGGTTTGCCGATTTTTTCGTCCCTCCGTATGTATTTGCCCCCTACGGTCACCATTAGTGGGTGGGGAATCACGGGGACAAATAAGGAATCAGGCATGCTGCTGAAAGCGAATATACTGGTGCTGATACAAAATGTCACACAAGATGACATAGAA GACTATATCGTCTGTGTCGATGGTGTGAATCACTCTAATCAATGCCCTGATGTTTGTGGCTGA